Proteins from one Choloepus didactylus isolate mChoDid1 chromosome 4, mChoDid1.pri, whole genome shotgun sequence genomic window:
- the COPS2 gene encoding COP9 signalosome complex subunit 2 isoform X1, which produces MSDMEDDFMCDDEEDYDLEYSEDSNSEPNVDLENQYYNSKALKEDDPKAALSSFQKVLELEGEKGEWGFKALKQMIKINFKLTNFPEMMNRYKQLLTYIRSAVTRNYSEKSINSILDYISTSKQNSDFLCQMDLLQEFYETTLEALKDAKNDRLWFKTNTKLGKLYLEREEYGKLQKILRQLHQSCQTDDGEDDLKKGTQLLEIYALEIQMYTAQKNNKKLKALYEQSLHIKSAIPHPLIMGVIRECGGKMHLREGEFEKAHTDFFEAFKNYDESGSPRRTTCLKYLVLANMLMKSGINPFDSQEAKPYKNDPEILAMTNLVSAYQNNDITEFEKILKTNHSNIMDDPFIREHIEELLRNIRTQVLIKLIKPYTRIHIPFISKELNIDVADVESLLVQCILDNTIHGRIDQVNQLLELDHQKRGGARYTALDKWTNQLNSLNQAVVSKLA; this is translated from the exons GAATATTCTGAAGATAGTAACTCCGAACCAAATGTGGATTTGGAAAATCAGTACTATAATTCCAAAGCGTTGAAAGAAGATGACCCAAAAGCAGCATTAAGCAGTTTCCAAAAG GTTTTGGAACTTGAAGGTGAAAAAGGAGAATGGGGATTTAAAGCACTGAAACAAATGATTAAGATTAACTTTAAGTTG ACAAACTTCCCAGAAATGATGAACAGATATAAACAGCTGTTGACATATATTCGGAGTGCAGTCACAAGAAATTATTCTGAAAAATCCATTAATTCTATTCTTGATTATATCTCCACTTCTAAACAG AATTCTGATTTTTTATGTCAGATGGATTTACTGCAGGAATTCTATGAAACAACACTGGAAGCTTTGAAAGATGCTAAGAATGATAGACTCTGGTTTAAGACAAACACAAAG CTTGGAAAATTATATTTAGAACGTGAGGAATATGGAAAGCTTCAAAAAATTTTACGCCAATTACATCAATCCTGCCAG ACTGATGATGGAGAAGATGACCTGAAAAAAGGTACACAGTTATTAGAAATATATGCTTTGGAAATTCAGATGTACACAGCACAGAAGAATAACAAAAAGCTAAAAGCACTCTATGAACAATCACTTCACATCAAGTCTGCCATCCCTCATCCACTGATCATGGGAGTCATCAGAG AATGTGGTGGTAAAATGCACTTGAGAGAGGGTGAATTTGAAAAGGCACACACTGATTTTTTTGAAGCCTTCAAGAATTATGATGAATCGGGGAGTCCTAGACGAACTACTTGCTTAAAATATTTGGTCTTAGCAAATATGCTAATGAAATCGGGAATAAATCCATTTGACTCACAGGAG GCCAAGCCGTACAAAAATGATCCAGAAATTCTAGCAATGACGAATTTAGTAAG tGCCTATCAGAATAATGACATCACTGAATTTGAAAAGATTCTGAAAACAAATCACAGCAACATCATGGATGATCCTTTCATAAGGGAACATATTGAAG AGCTTTTACGAAACATCAGAACACAAGTGCTCATAAAATTAATTAAGCCTTACACAAGAATacatattccttttatttctaag GAGTTAAACATAGATGTAGCTGATGTGGAGAGCTTGCTGGTGCAGTGCATATTGGATAA caCTATTCATGGCCGAATTGATCAAGTCAACCAACTCCTTGAACTGGATCATCAGAAGAGGGGTGGTGCACGATATACTGCTCTAGATAAATGGACCAACCAATTAAATTCTCTCAACCAGGCTGTAGTCAGTAAACTGGCTTAA
- the COPS2 gene encoding COP9 signalosome complex subunit 2 isoform X2 codes for MSDMEDDFMCDDEEDYDLEYSEDSNSEPNVDLENQYYNSKALKEDDPKAALSSFQKVLELEGEKGEWGFKALKQMIKINFKLTNFPEMMNRYKQLLTYIRSAVTRNYSEKSINSILDYISTSKQMDLLQEFYETTLEALKDAKNDRLWFKTNTKLGKLYLEREEYGKLQKILRQLHQSCQTDDGEDDLKKGTQLLEIYALEIQMYTAQKNNKKLKALYEQSLHIKSAIPHPLIMGVIRECGGKMHLREGEFEKAHTDFFEAFKNYDESGSPRRTTCLKYLVLANMLMKSGINPFDSQEAKPYKNDPEILAMTNLVSAYQNNDITEFEKILKTNHSNIMDDPFIREHIEELLRNIRTQVLIKLIKPYTRIHIPFISKELNIDVADVESLLVQCILDNTIHGRIDQVNQLLELDHQKRGGARYTALDKWTNQLNSLNQAVVSKLA; via the exons GAATATTCTGAAGATAGTAACTCCGAACCAAATGTGGATTTGGAAAATCAGTACTATAATTCCAAAGCGTTGAAAGAAGATGACCCAAAAGCAGCATTAAGCAGTTTCCAAAAG GTTTTGGAACTTGAAGGTGAAAAAGGAGAATGGGGATTTAAAGCACTGAAACAAATGATTAAGATTAACTTTAAGTTG ACAAACTTCCCAGAAATGATGAACAGATATAAACAGCTGTTGACATATATTCGGAGTGCAGTCACAAGAAATTATTCTGAAAAATCCATTAATTCTATTCTTGATTATATCTCCACTTCTAAACAG ATGGATTTACTGCAGGAATTCTATGAAACAACACTGGAAGCTTTGAAAGATGCTAAGAATGATAGACTCTGGTTTAAGACAAACACAAAG CTTGGAAAATTATATTTAGAACGTGAGGAATATGGAAAGCTTCAAAAAATTTTACGCCAATTACATCAATCCTGCCAG ACTGATGATGGAGAAGATGACCTGAAAAAAGGTACACAGTTATTAGAAATATATGCTTTGGAAATTCAGATGTACACAGCACAGAAGAATAACAAAAAGCTAAAAGCACTCTATGAACAATCACTTCACATCAAGTCTGCCATCCCTCATCCACTGATCATGGGAGTCATCAGAG AATGTGGTGGTAAAATGCACTTGAGAGAGGGTGAATTTGAAAAGGCACACACTGATTTTTTTGAAGCCTTCAAGAATTATGATGAATCGGGGAGTCCTAGACGAACTACTTGCTTAAAATATTTGGTCTTAGCAAATATGCTAATGAAATCGGGAATAAATCCATTTGACTCACAGGAG GCCAAGCCGTACAAAAATGATCCAGAAATTCTAGCAATGACGAATTTAGTAAG tGCCTATCAGAATAATGACATCACTGAATTTGAAAAGATTCTGAAAACAAATCACAGCAACATCATGGATGATCCTTTCATAAGGGAACATATTGAAG AGCTTTTACGAAACATCAGAACACAAGTGCTCATAAAATTAATTAAGCCTTACACAAGAATacatattccttttatttctaag GAGTTAAACATAGATGTAGCTGATGTGGAGAGCTTGCTGGTGCAGTGCATATTGGATAA caCTATTCATGGCCGAATTGATCAAGTCAACCAACTCCTTGAACTGGATCATCAGAAGAGGGGTGGTGCACGATATACTGCTCTAGATAAATGGACCAACCAATTAAATTCTCTCAACCAGGCTGTAGTCAGTAAACTGGCTTAA